Part of the Rhinoderma darwinii isolate aRhiDar2 chromosome 2, aRhiDar2.hap1, whole genome shotgun sequence genome, TTTATGTCTCATACCTCATCCTTCATACCTCATCCTTCATACTTCATCCTTGATGCCTCATCCTTCATGTCTCATGCCTCATCCTTCATACCTCATCCTTCATACTTCATCCTTGATGCCTCATCCTTCATGTCTCATACCTCATTCTTCATACCTCATCCTTCATCCTTGATGCCTCATCCTTCATGTCTCATGCCTCATCCTTTATACCTCATCCTTCATACTTCATGCCTCATCCTTCATGTCTCATGCTTCATACTTGATGCCTCATCCTTCATGTCTCATACCTCATCCTTCATACTTCATACTTCATGCCTCATCCTTCATGTCTCATGCCTCATCCTTTATACCTCATCCTTCATGTCTCATGTCTCATCCTTCATGCCTCATCCTTCGTGTCTCATACTTCATCCTTCATACCGCATGTCTCATGCCTCATCCTTTATACCTCATCCTTCGTGCCTCATATCTCATCCTTCATGCCTCATCCTTTATACCTCATCCTTCATGCCTCATCCTTCATGCCTCATACCTCATCCTTCATACCTCATCCTTCATGCCTCATCCTTCATGCCTCATGTCTCATCCTTCATGTCTCATCCTTCATGTTTCATACCTCATCCTTCATACCTTCATGTCTCAACCTTCATACCTCATGCCTCATACCTCATCCTTCATGTCTCATCCTTCATGCCTCATACCTCATCCTTCAGGTCTCATCCTTCATGCCTCATCCTTCATGCCTCATCCCTCATCCTTCATGCCTCATCCTTCATGCCTCAGCCTTCATGCCTTACACGTTCCAGTGAGTTGTTCATAGTGGATTTTATTGTAATGGTGCAGCCTCACAATCCACAGGATAAAGGCAACAACTGACCCTACAGCACATTACACAGAGTACATTTATATAATCTCTAGCTATAGATGTGTACTATATATTGGGGtggcgttatatatatatatatatatatgagatgacATGTTGGGTCACGCCACAATCCACCAGGAAAATTATAGGGCCTAATGCCCTGTGCCAACAATTATAATCTTGAAAACAGTCTCACAAAGGACTCCGCTACGTAGAGCTGACGATGAGCCACATCTCATAATAAGCCCGTTCCTACCACAGCTGTCACTAACCGTTATCTCCGCCCCCGAGGATCGCAATGGCTCTAGATCATCCTCACATCCAAAGTGAAACACACTGGACTAGACGGACATGCGATCCCTCCATGGAACAGGTCAGAGAGGTCACAAGCGCTGCCATTCAGAAGGAATGCTTATTGTTCCCACTGGGGGCAGATGAGTATTCCCTGACTCTGTTAATCCTAGAGAGGCGGCACATCTTCAATCACTGAATGCCATCACTATGAGTCAACTGCTCCTCAGGGGCGGTCTCAGCAGACGGAGGCGTGGTCATAGTATGAAGACAGATTCAGAGTGGGGCTCTGCAAGAATCGACTCAGTTTGTCAGCCAGCTTGTCTAACTGGTTGGTGTCTGCGTATTTAAGAAGATTTGCACGTCTGACAAAGTAATGACGTAGGAACCGCTGACGGGAGCATTTCAAAAGTCTGCGCACAAGACGTAGGAAGCAGGAGCCGAAATAAAGCCAAGCCTTTGAGGAAGGGTTCCGCTCACACTGCCAGAGGAGGATCATCTGTGAGGAAGAGGACAGTAAATAGTCATCGGGGTTAAATATGGACAAAAGATTCACCACCTCTTTAGGATAATAAAGAGAGAGGAGACGGGTGACATACAAAATGGGGCTGTGGCCTACAGAGGCTCCTCCACCTGCAGGGGGTCATAGAGAAGCACTGTGCCCCTGCTGATGACCCCAAACTCAGACATCTCACCTGCAGATGTTGGGAGGTGATAACAGGGCGAGATCCCGGGCACCACACATCTTCCTTCAGCTGCCGAATCACCCGCAGACACTTCATCCGGCATCCTCCATCCTCGTCTATCCCCTCCAGCAGGAGGCGCTCTGCACGTAGGAACGACAGCTGCCAGTGGTAATTTGTTCGAGCAATAAGGTCAAAACCAAAAGACTAAAGAAAGTAAAGAAATAATTGCTGAGCGACACAAAAACCCTGAAAAAAGGTGTGACACCAAACAACCAATGAGCTGAAGTGTGCAAAGGataagacattatatatatatatatatatatatatatgtgacatcTTCAAATGCTACTCTACCCAAAATATAAACTCCACTCATACTGCATTATACCATCCTTATTCTATCCATAACTACtgactaccagcctgtataccatgtgtgagaggttgtcacagccccgccccctgttactgacatcactgatatataatataattacatgtgatcagacatgagatccacacatcttatatacagtcacagctattcatctattactactgacaaccagcctgtatatcatgtgtgagaggttgtcacagccccgccccctgttactgacatcactgatatataatataattacattgtgatcagacatgagatccacacatcttatatacagtcacagctattcctctatcactactgacaaccagcctgtatatcatgtgtgagaggttgtcacagccccgccccctgttactgacatcactgatatataatataattacactgtgatcagacatgagatccacacatcttatatacagtcacagctattcatctatcactactgacaaccagcctgtatatcatgtgtgagaggttgtcacagctccgccccctgttactgacatcactgatatataatataattacattgtgatcagacatgagatccacacatcttatatacagtaacagctattcatctattactactgacaaccagcctgtatatcatgtgtgagaggttgtcaaagccccgccccctgttactgacatcactgatatataatataattacattgtgatcagacatgagatccacacatcttatatacattaacagctattcatctattactactgacaaccagcctgtatatcatgtgtgagaggttgtcacagccccgccccctggtgctgacatcactgatatataatataattacattgtgatcagacatgagaccacacatcttatatacagtaacagctattcatctattactactgacaaccagcctgtataccatgtgtgagaggttgtcacagccccgccccctgttactgacatcactgatatataatataattacattgtgatcagacatgagatccacacatcttatatacagtaacagctattcatctattactactgacaacctgcctgtatatcatgtgtgagaggttgtcacagctccgccccctgtcactgacatcactgatatataatataattacattgtgatcagacatgagatccacacatcttatatacagtaacagctattcatctattactactgacaaccagcctgtatatcatgtgtgagaggttgtcacagccccgccccctgttactgacatcactgatatataatataattacattgtgatcagacatgagatccacacatcttatatacagtcacagctattcatctattactactgacaaccagcctgtatatcatgtgtgagaggttgtcacagccccgccccctgttactgacatcactgatatataatataattacatgtgatcagacatgagatccacacatcttatatacagtaacagctattcatctattactactgacaaccagcctgtatatcatgtgtgagaggttgtcacagccccgccccctgttactgacatcactgatatataatataattacactgtgatcagacatgagatccacacatcttatatacagtaacagctattcatctattactactgacaaccagcctgtatatcatgtgtgagaggttgtcacagccccgcctcctgttactgacatccctgatatataatataatgacattgtgatcagacatgagatccacacatcttatatacagtaacagctattcatctattactactgacaaccagcctgtatctcatgtgtgagaggttgtcacagccccgcccctttttactgacatcactgatatataatataattacattgtgatcagacatgcgatccacacatcttatatacagtaacagctattcatctattactactgacaaccagcctgtatatcatgtgtgagaggttgtcacagccccgccccctgttactgacatcactgatatataatataattacactgtgatcagacatgagatccacacatcttatatacagtcacagctattcatctattactactgacaaccagcctgtatatcatgtgtgagaggttgtcacagctccgccccctgttactgacatcactgatatataatataattacactgtgatcagacatgagatccacacatcttatatacagtaacagctattcatctattactactgacaaccagcctgtatatcatgtgtgagaggttgtcacagccccgccccctgttactgacatcactgatatataatatgatTAAATTGTACAGAATGAAGAATGTGACATTTTCAGTCCCTCATGAATTACAGACCTTCACACAACACGCACTGTCTTTGGAGGGCCATCGCTTAAAGAACCGTGGCCACCGAGCCTTCCGAGATGTTGAGAATGAACATCAACATAACGCGCGTGATTCCGAACGACACTGAGATCAGTGCGGATCATTCTACGGACAGTGAAGACTTCTGCGGTATCTGACAGCTTTtggccacccagctttcctggagtcCTGAATATCACTGTTCATGAGGGCTGACTGATAACAGGGACGTATAGACTGGTAACATATTGAGGGTCAGTTTCTGTCCCCACTAAACGGGTCACAGCCATATGCAGTAAATGGTATGAAGATGGGACAGTGCTGAATTGTAGAGATGTAATGATGTGCAGCGTTTATCGCGGCTCCAGTGTCACAGCAtaccccattacatgacctcataccccattacatgacctcataccccattacatgacctcataccccattacatgacctcataTCCATTACATGACCTCATATCCATTACATGACCTTAtaccccattacatgacctcatatccattacatgacctcataccccattacatgacctgataccccattacatgacctcatacccattacatgacctcataccccattacatgacctcataccccattgcatgacctcataccccattacatgacctcataacccattacatgacctcataacccattacatgacctcataacccattacatgacctcataccccattgcatgacctcataccccattaGATGACCTCATGAcccattacatgacctcatacctcatatgacctcataccccattacatgacctcataccTCATTGCATGACCTCCTACCTcattacatgacctcataccccattacATAACCTCATACCTCAttatatgacctcataccccattacatgacctcatacctcattacatgacctcattacatgacctcataccccattacatgacctcatgcctcattacatgacctcataccccattacatgacctcataccccattacatgacctcataccccattacatgacctcataccccattaGATGACCTCATAAcccattacatgacctcataACCCATTACATGACCTTATACCtcatatgacctcataccccattacatgacctcataccccattacatgacctcataccccattacatgacctcatacctcatatgacctcataccccattacatgacctcataccTCATTGCATGACCTCCTACCTCATTACGTGACCTCCTACCTCATTACATGACCTCCTACCTcattacatgacctcatacctcattacatgacctcataccccattacatgacctcataccccattacatgacctcataccTCATATGACCTCATACCACATCACATGACCTCATACCTcattacatgacctcataccccattaAATGACCTCATACCTCATTATATGACCTCATATCTCCTTACATGACCTGATACCTCATTACATTACCTCATATCTcattacatgacctcatacctcattacatgacctcataccccattacatgacctcatTACATGACCTTATACCTcattacatgacctcataccccattacatgacctcatacctcagtatatgacctcatacccctttacatgacctcataccccattacATGACATCATACCTCATTATATCAACTCATACCTCATTACATGACCTCACACCTCATTATATGACCTCATACCTTATTACATGACCTCATACCTCATTATATGGCCTCATACCTCATTAAATGACATCATGCCTCATTATATGACCTCATACCTTATTACATGACCTCATACCTCATTATATGACCTCGTATCTCATTATATGACCTCATACCTCATTATGTGTCCTCATTATATGACCTCATACCTCATTATATGACCTTATAATTTGACCTCATACCTCATTACATGACCTCATTCCATGACCTCATACCTCATTATATGACCTCATACCTCATTACATGACCTCATTCCATGACCTCATACCTCATTATTTGTCCTCATACCTCAGTTTTAGGGTTGCACTTACACATGTGGATTGTTTGTGAAGGCTTCGCGCTGCATGAACTGATTGATTTCATATAATAATTTATTCCATTACTTACTGTGGTTCTTCTTTATTCTGCATCGCAGTGTGATAAACGACGTTCTCCATCCAGAATATTTCTGCTGCTGCGGCACTGGAGCCGCGATAAACGCTGCGCTTCAATATATCTCcacagatcagcgctgtcccatcttcctaacatctctacagatcagcgctgttccatcttcctaacatctctacagatcagcgctgtcccatcttcctaacatctctacagatcagcactgtcccatcttcctaatatctctacagatcagcactgtcccatcttcctaatatctctacagatcagcgctgtcccatattcctaacatctctacagatcagcactgtcccatcttcctaatatctctacagatcagtgctgtcccatcttcctaacatctctacagatcagcgctgtcccatcttcccaacatctctacagatcagcgctgccccatcttcctaatatctcTATAGATCAGCACTGTCCCATCTTCCCaacatctctacagatcagcgctgccccatcttcctaatatctcTATAGATCAGcactgtcccatcttcctaacatctccacagatcagcgctgtcccatcttcccAACATCTCcacagatcagcgctgtcccatcttcccaacatctctacagatcagcgctgtcccatcttcctaacatctctacagatcagcacTGTCCCATCTTCCCaacatctctacagatcagcgctgtcccatcttcctaacatctctacagatcagcgctgtcccatcttcctaacatctctacagatcagcgctgCCCCATCTTCCTAACATCTCTATAGATCAGCGCTGCCCCATCTTCCtaacatctctacagatcagcacggtcccatcttcctaacatctctacagatcagcgctgtcccatcttcctaacatctctacagatcagcactgtcccatcttcctaacatctctacagatcagcgctgccccatcttcctaacatctctacagatcagcgctgccccatcttcctaacatctctacagatcagcacggtcccatcttcctaatatctctacagatcagcgctgtcccatcttcctaacatctctacagatcagcactgtcccatcttcctaatatctcCACAGATCAGcactgtcccatcttcctaatatctcCACAGATCAGcactgtcccatcttcctaacatCTCCACAGATCAGcactgtcccatcttcctaatatctctacagatcagcgctgtcccatcttcctaatatctctacagatcagcaCTGTCCCATCTTACtaacatctctacagatcagcactgtccattttcctaacatctctacagatcagcgctgtcccatcttcctaacatctctacagatcagcgctgtcccatcttcctaacatctctacagatcagcgctgtcccatcttcctaatatctctacagatcagcgctgtcccatcttcctaatatctctacagatcagcgctgtcccatcttcctaatatcgctacagatcagcgctgtcccaacttcctaatatctctacagatcagcactgtcccatcttcctaatatcgctacagatcagcgctgtcccatcttcctaatatctctacagatcagcgctgtcccatctaACTAATATCGCTACAGATCAGCACGGTCCCATCTTCCtaacatctctacagatcagcacggtcccatcttcctaacatctctacagatcagcgctgtcccatcttcctaatatctcCACAGATCAGCGttgtcccatcttcctaatatcGCTACAGATCAGCTCTGTCCCATCTTACtaacatctctacagatcagcgctgtcccatcttccgAATATCGCTACAtatcagcgctgtcccatcttcctaatatctccacagatctgcactgttccatcttcctaacatctctacagatcagcgctgtcccatcttcctaatatctccacagatctgcactgttccATCTTCCGaatatctctacagatcagcgctgtcccatcttcctaatatctccacagatcagcgctgtcccatcttcctaatatctctacagatcagcgctgtcccatcttcctaatatctctacagatcagtgctgtcccatcttcctaatatctctacagatcagcgctgtcccatcttcctaatatcACTACAGATCAGCACGGTCCCATCTTCCtaacatctctacagatcagcacggtcccatcttcctaacatctctacagatcagcacTGTCCCATCTTACtaacatctctacagatcagcgctgtcccatcttcctaatatcgctacagatcagcgctgtcccatcttcctaatatctctacagatcagcactgtcccatcttcctaatatctctacagatcagcaCTGTCCTATCTTCCTaatatctctacagatcagcgctgtcccatcttcctaatatctctacagatcagcgctgtcccatcttcctaatatcGCTACAGATCAGCACGGTCCCATCTTCCtaacatctctacagatcagcactgtcccatcttcctaatatctctacagatcagcgctgtcccatcttcctaatatcgctacagatcagcgctgtcccatcttcctaatatctccacagatcagcgctgtcccatcttcctaatatcgctacagatcagcgctgtcccatcttcctaatatcgctacagatcagcgctgtcccatcttcctaatatcgctacagatcagcgctgtcccatcttcctaatatctctacagatcagcgctgtcccatcttcctaatatcgctacagatcagcgctgtcccatcttcctaatatcgctacagatcagcgctgtcccatcttcctaacatctctacagatcagcgctgtcccatcttcctaatatcgctacagatcagcgctgtcccatcttcctaatatctctacagatcagcgctgtcccatcttcctaatatcgctacagatcagcgctgtcccatcttcctaatatctctacagatctgcactgtcccatcttcctaatatctctacagatcagcaCTGTCCCATCTTCCCaacatctctacagatcagcgctgtcccatcttcctaacatctctacagatcagcgctgtcccatcttcctaacatctctacagatcagcgctgCCCCATCTTCCTAACATCTCTATAGATCAGCGCTGCCCCATCTTCCTAATATCgctacagatcagcgctgtcccatcttcctaatatcgctacagatcagcgctgtcccatcttcctaacatctctacagatcagcgctgtcccatcttcctaatatcgctacagatcagcgctgtcccatcttcctaatatctctacagatcagcgctgtcccatcttcctaatatcgctacagatcagcgctgtcccatcttcctaacatctctacagatcagcgctgtcccatcttcctaacatctctacagatcagcacTGTCCCATCTTCCCaacatctctacagatcagcgctgt contains:
- the LOC142741938 gene encoding protein mab-21-like 3, with translation MKCLQNLRGVLTDPHESEEAHKCEMNGDARHRRVSRMVEEVQSIMLELTTQISSWDSRFQSIANSGIHSDNLKVLAPSQLLVTVPLRGLSGFRQKSSRRWRYYTTSGVRLLSPVMEPEKLHQWLEVEQFQKSSGNWHDTDVTIQGDLVPARVLSALQELLQRAIPARKLTSSFSTSRKARWPRFFKRWPSKDSACCVKSFGFDLIARTNYHWQLSFLRAERLLLEGIDEDGGCRMKCLRVIRQLKEDVWCPGSRPVITSQHLQMILLWQCERNPSSKAWLYFGSCFLRLVRRLLKCSRQRFLRHYFVRRANLLKYADTNQLDKLADKLSRFLQSPTLNLSSYYDHASVC